One Diceros bicornis minor isolate mBicDic1 chromosome 26, mDicBic1.mat.cur, whole genome shotgun sequence DNA segment encodes these proteins:
- the LOC131422942 gene encoding ADP-ribosylation factor 4-like: MGLTVSSLLSRLFSKVHMRLLMVGLDAAGKTTILYKPKLGEMIVTTIPTIAFNVEIVEYKNIRFTVWGVGGQDKIRPLWRHYFQKTQGLIFVVDSNDRERIQEGADELQKMLQEDELRDAVLLLFANKQDLPNAVAISEMTDKLGLQSLGNRRWYVQATCATQGTGLYEGLHCLSNELSKR, translated from the coding sequence ATGGGCCTCAccgtctcctccctcctctcccgccTCTTCAGCAAGGTGCACATGCGCCTTTTGATGGTAGGATTGGACGCTGCTGGCAAGACGACCATTCTGTATAAACCGAAGTTAGGGGAGATGATAGTCACCACCATTCCTACCATTGCTTTTAATGTGGAAATAGTAGAATATAAGAACATTCGTTTCACAGTATGGGGTGTTGGTGGTCAAGACAAAATCAGGCCTCTCTGGAGGCATTACTTCCAAAAGACCCAGGGTCTTATTTTTGTGGTAGATAGCAATGATCGTGAAAGAATTCAGGAAGGAGCCGACGAGCTGCAGAAAATGCTTCAGGAAGATGAATTGAGAGATGCAGTGTTGCTGCTTTTTGCAAACAAACAGGATTTGCCAAATGCTGTGGCCATTAGTGAAATGACAGATAAATTAGGTCTTCAGTCTCTTGGTAACAGAAGGTGGTATGTTCAAGCCACTTGTGCTACACAAGGAACTGGTCTGTATGAGGGACTTCACTGCCTATCAAATGAGCTTTCAAAACGTTAA